The sequence agACTAGAACGTGAAGAatgaataaagtttattttctgtaaacATAAAATTTCAGTTTATGAGCACAATGAAGGGAATGTAGAGAATGGATTTTAATAGAAAAAGTCAGTAGTCTTTACATCAgacatttaattttctcatttattaatttctcCACCCTTAGTAACCCATTCACAATATCAGGCAGCCCGTTGGAGGGTCATGACCACAAAAGAACTAAACCACCAGTGAGGTCCCTGCTATTTAATTGCAGTTTAATATCAGAGACGTGTGGCACCTTCATTTCTCACATGGTAGTATccagtgccatctagtggtaaGAAGATGATAAACTGTAGCAGCATGGCTCTGTGTTATAGGTTTTTATTCACTATCTTATACCAGTCCCTCATGAAAATGACTATATTCAGCCACTGAAGAAACATATTAACTTATAGAGCCATTAAGATAATTGCACCTGAAGGTATAGAGACACTTCTAGATGATTTATGATCGAAAGCCTGCAGTTGtcacataatgtaataataagaacatactgtatataaaataaccATTAAAATACCAAATGTTCATCTACAGATATTCACCAAATGTCCAAAGAGTCCAACAACCTGATCAAAGGTGGAAAGTAATTTCTAGCAATAACAGCCCAAAAACTGTCTGTCCTGCAGTAAAACCTGTACAGTGTCATCTTTCTACATCcactaaaaataaaatcatattcaGCACTTTCATCCATTTGTCTCATGTGCTGTTTTCTCATCATGGCTCATTTTAAGTTGTACTGCCTCTTCAGAAGTCCTCATCTTCACAGCCACACTCTGCCTCTGCTCCTCATCCAGTTTCTTGTAGTTGTAGTAGTTcatgatgaagaaaaatatgCCAGGCGTCAGCATGAACACACCACACGCGAAGTACATGTACTTGTAATCCCCAAAAATATCAACCAGAGCTCCTGAAAGAGAAGATGCATCATTACTCATGTGTAAAGACAACATTTTACAACTTCCTAAATGTTGTTGTGCTGTATGtatcatttgaaataaaaatcttaATGTGACTGTAAATTTACAAACCTGAAAGTGGGGGTCCAAGAAGCACTGGGCCACACTCGATAATGGTGACAAGCCCAACTGCAGTTGAGAAGCGATGAGCTCCAACAAGGTCCATGAGAACTTCAAAGAGCAGTGCAGAAACCATCCCAAAACCCAAACCAAAGAAGACAGCATAAACTGCCAGACCCAAATATCCAGATGCCAGCGGGCATAAAAGGTGACATACACCGCTGTATGaaacagcaaaactgaaaaaatattggATTCTTGGCCTAATCCATTTGGTGTTTCCTATGAGGCCAGTTGTCGGTCTGATGAACATGTCCGATAGAGCAAAAATAGAGAGCAAGAAAGCTGCTGAATATTCATCAATCCCTTGATGTTTGGCATAAGGGGCCAGAAAAACCACAGGGGCgaaaaagccaaaaaacatAACCACATTACCAATGAGATAAATGAGGAAACCCCGGTGTCTGAAAAGTGAGAAATCTACAAATTTTTGCAAACAGCTCTGACTACTGCTCTCATTTTGGGTTTCTTCAGATAGGAGGTCATCTGTGTGTGCAATGGTGTCAGCAGTAGCAGCTTCCTCACCCCCGTTACACTCTGGTAGCTCAGTTTTTGGCTTGGGTTGGATATTTTTGTTGACTGGTCTCATCAGAGAACCAGCCACACAGCAGTTCAAAGTAATGGATCCCAGGATGAGGAAGCTCCCTCTCCAGCCAAAAGAATCAAACAGAAATTGATTGAGAGGAGCAAGAGTGAACAGAACAACCGGACTTCCTGTCATAGCGAGTCCATTTGCCAGCGGTCTTTTGGCCTGGAAGTAGGTACCTATGATCGTCACGGCCGGCTGCAAATTGAAGGCAAGGCCAAAACCTGTTGAAATGATAAAAGGGTTCATTAACATGTCATAgataatacatttttctgtatatacagtaaagtaACAATAGAACGCTTGTGATGCTGCTGTCTTATTAGAATTAACAGTTAAAGACAAATTAAGACATATTAACAGTGAGATTATTAcaccaaataataaaaaagaaatgtcattcCTGGGAGGACGACATGGacacacatcagcagcagctttagGAGGAAGATTTTTTATGCCACATTCAATGTCATTGATAAAACCACTCATAAACAAAGCAGAATTCTTCATAATTCTATCTAAAAAACCATCATATTAGCATTTTAACTGCTATAGCATGTCAGTATAGAATTAGCAATATTATTATGCAATAAGATGctgtttaaagattttaaaagtgTAAGAAATGTACTAAAACATTGAGAGAGATGCATTTTAGAGAGCTACTGTAATATAAATAGCAATTAGATTATGAATTAGTCCATGGCTCATATGATACAAAACTCTAAACTTGGTTCTGAgtaatttcaattaaatttcattattattagaGCTGAAAGAACTAGTCAATTAGTCAACTGATAGAAATGTTAttggtaaatatttttataattgattattAGTTTAAGTAACTTTTCAACCTAAAGTTTCAAATATTTCCTGTCCAGCTTCTCAGTTATGGGGATTTCCTGCTTTGCTTTGTCAttcaaactgaatatctgtgggTTTTGAATGGTTGATCGTACAAAAGACGCAATTCAAAGACGCTGGCTTGGCTTTCAGGAAATTGcgacagacatttttcaccatattcagacattttatacaataaattattaaagacatactatgcaggatttgccGGTTACTgcttgtaaacacaacattcaaagttggcccctcctaCCCAGCTCAacatctctctgctctgctctatgTCTGTGTCTGGGCGGGGctgagctccacacacacacacacacacacacacacacacacacacagcggacAGTGACTGTCTCGACTACGACTGCTCACTGCTGTAAGTGCAGCAAAGGGAGACAGTGCaagcaatttatcaaacaactgttgaacaagcagaacatCGGCGCTGTGTCCGCCATCTTCATAGCTTCCTCTGGGATGCATGCTTAGGATCTGGCACCTGGTTGCTATGTTTTTATAGAGGCCCACACTCACAACCTGTgagctgttattggctgggggctagacacccactgcccaaaggttgcAGCCAAAAACCGTCCTGAACACAgcaagaaaatagaaaatacaggcagagggcagggtacatacaccaccacacacttctagtgggtcataagtgatgattgagagggattacttttgtatgagtacatatattgttttttaggaaaaattCTGCATAGTATGActtaaattgagaaaataatttaaagattAATCAAAGTTCAAGTTAATTATTTctgacattacattttattttatgtccaTGATGGCCCAATACTttttatttcaagaaaaaaaaccaaaaaaaaaacagacaactaTTCCCACATAGTTCTTTTCTGTTCCACAGTAGGTGGTATATCAATACTAGATTAAAAATTAAGTTTAAAGTCTGATGGGTTTGTTTACTCACTGCTGCTCATGACAGTTTGGCATGccatatgtgcatgcatgtgtggatTTTCTAAATTGATTTAGtcagacattttcaaaaagtgAAGGTTTAACTCAAGTCTAtgacttatttacttacttataACACTGTATTAAAAGGgcatatattttttatagtaATTTGAGCAAATATTGACACATTGCACAGAATGGCCCATGTTAACCCCACACGGAGACACAAATGACCCTAGTAGTCTGGCCCTGATTATCAAACAACTCAATAAGTCACAACTACACAgcataaagaaaacattacaaAGAACAGCAGCAACCCTACTAGTAAAATTCCTCAATATATAATCTCATCTAATCTCTTGGGATATTTATGAAATTGACTGAAATTCAGGGATATTTTACTGGCTTGTTGACAAGGAAAAACATATGTTTATtaatggaaaaagaagaaaacaaatttaCCTCCAATTACTCCAACACAAAGATAGAGATGAATGATAGAAGTGCCAAAAGAAGCGAGCACCATGCCAGTGCAAACCATGACCCCACCGACCATAACCACAGGTCTGCTGCCATAGCGATTGACAAGTGTACTGCTCACAGGtcctgcacagagaagaaaaatatcTCACTTTTTGGTACCTTATTTTACTGTAGCTTTATCTGTTTTGGTTGaataacagacaaaacaaacactcatcAAAATGTTAATGGAATATGCTGTGTGGGAATGTTGTTTTCCTTTGCCACTGACCTCCTGCATACATAGAAGCAAGCATGACAGAGGACACCCAGGCAATCTCACTGTAGGAAACCGAAAAATATTCCTGAATCTCCTTATAGTAGATGGTAAGTGACTTGGGAAAGGCATAGGAGAATCCTACGGAGATGAAAGCGCCGAAGACGACAGCCCAGCCCCAGCCTCCATCTGGTGGGGTGTAGCCTAGATTGGTTGCTGCTGCAGGGGGCATGTTCGATCTACCGGCCGGATAGTGGGAGCAGGTAACAGAAGTGAACAAAGTATAAGCAACTGCACATTTTCAGAGCAATGGTTACGATCACATAATGCAAACTCTAATAAATACAATCTACATTTCATAAGAGCTCACCTCTGCACAATCCTTGAAACCGTCCTGCCCAGGCTATGAACCCTTTCGTTGTGCCTGGCTGTGGCTGTCTCCCTCAGAGAGGCCCAGCCGTAAGGCTTTTGATCTCATCACGTGTGCTCCCACGATAAATACAAGTGACCATACGCAGAAAAAACAATAACCCCGGCAAGAGACTGTGACCTCCGGACATAACCCGAGGTCACAGTCCTTATCCATATGAGTAGAAAAACTAAATTCAACACATGACAAGAGTCTGTCTGGCAAAAATATGagcttttaaaaatctgttcaaAGGTTGTATGCTCCTGGTGAGGCCCTTTCTACTCTGTGTGTGCACGCttgtgtctgcttgtgtgttcTGGGGGTgggcaaaatgaaaacaatcttttaTCATGGTATCAGATAGGGAACATCTGCTTTTGGTTACTTTAATGTGTCAGCCATGGGCACAGACGTGTAAACCCCCCCTGGCAGGACAGGTACGCTGACTTGCAGCCAACAGCTCAATAACTAAATTCACTTGTACCTCAGCAGGATTTACAGCACACTTAAAAGTTATCATGATGGCTTCTTTCTTCTGACATCCTCAAAGTGAATGTTTATGCTATTCCTTCACTTTCTCAGTAGGACTTTTGGGGCTCTGTTATTGACACAAATGACCATGCGTCAAGAAATAACAGTGACTTCACGCAGAGGCTCTGGCTTAGGGGCCCCCTGAGCCCTTGGGCCCCTGGGCTTGGGCCCATTCTGTAATATACCCATGCACACTATATAAAACACTATGAAACTATCAAAGAAAGCCTGTGATGTAGATTATATTTTCTTAAGGAAAAACTGATTTATATTGCTTTATTAATTGTACTGCATATTAATGAATGGTTACTGTAGCATTAGTATGCTGTACAGTTGTAGTATGACAGAAAAATCTCAATATTAAAAGACTTTGATAAGGACAAGAGGCAAATAATGTGATCAGGACATCTCTAGTTTTAACTGAACTTAGCTCTGAGACTTTGCAGCTAGAAATGTCAACAGTCACTTCAAATAGAGGCTCTGGCCTAGGGGCCCCTGACCCCTTGACCACCTGGGCCTGTGCTTGGTAGGTTCAATACAGTTATCCTACCATGACTGTTACatcattgttttttgtcttcagTAAATGAGAATATGCTCACTTAAACAATCCAATAAATTTGTAGATATTCATCTGGCTTGGCAGAAAATAACAGGTTTTAATTTTTTAGAAAGCAACAGTATGagaaaaaacactgtgtgtCTTTAAACAAATAGGGCGGGACTTGGGCTTTATTGCTCCACTAACATTCAGCTTAGTGGGACGTCTCAGCTgtcataacacacacaccctcaccaCGCCTACCTCAGCCACGCTCCCCGGTCAAAAGAATGAATTGAAGACTTATATTTCCTAAGAAATTAACTTTCTAAAACTAAACAAGCAGATGTGAGGACCCGATATACCGTCTGCTGCTGTAACGTTAGGGTTTTCTGTCTGCCGTTTGTTGTGAACAGCATCAGCCGGcgacctctgtgtgtgttactcaACTGCTTGTGTAACACATgaatgttagctaacgttagcactgACTG is a genomic window of Thunnus maccoyii chromosome 4, fThuMac1.1, whole genome shotgun sequence containing:
- the LOC121895968 gene encoding monocarboxylate transporter 2-like yields the protein MPPAAATNLGYTPPDGGWGWAVVFGAFISVGFSYAFPKSLTIYYKEIQEYFSVSYSEIAWVSSVMLASMYAGGPVSSTLVNRYGSRPVVMVGGVMVCTGMVLASFGTSIIHLYLCVGVIGGFGLAFNLQPAVTIIGTYFQAKRPLANGLAMTGSPVVLFTLAPLNQFLFDSFGWRGSFLILGSITLNCCVAGSLMRPVNKNIQPKPKTELPECNGGEEAATADTIAHTDDLLSEETQNESSSQSCLQKFVDFSLFRHRGFLIYLIGNVVMFFGFFAPVVFLAPYAKHQGIDEYSAAFLLSIFALSDMFIRPTTGLIGNTKWIRPRIQYFFSFAVSYSGVCHLLCPLASGYLGLAVYAVFFGLGFGMVSALLFEVLMDLVGAHRFSTAVGLVTIIECGPVLLGPPLSGALVDIFGDYKYMYFACGVFMLTPGIFFFIMNYYNYKKLDEEQRQSVAVKMRTSEEAVQLKMSHDEKTAHETNG